The Arachis hypogaea cultivar Tifrunner chromosome 14, arahy.Tifrunner.gnm2.J5K5, whole genome shotgun sequence genome has a segment encoding these proteins:
- the LOC112743960 gene encoding calcium-dependent lipid-binding protein, with product MGLISGMFLGMVFGIALMAGWHRMMRYRSAKRTAKAVDVKLLGSLNRDDVKRLCGDNFPEWISFPVYEQVKWLNKQLSKLWPFVADAASMVIRESVEPILEQYRPPGISSLKFSKLSLGSVAPKIEGIRVQRLKKGQITMDIDFRWGGDPNIVLAVDATIASIPIQLKDLQVFTVIRVIFQLCEDMPCISAVVVALLAEPKPRIDYILKAVGGSLTALPGVSDMIDDTVNSIVTDMLQWPHRIVVPLGGVPVDTSELELKPCGRVTVTVVQANDLKNMEMIGKSDPYVALHIRPIFKVKTKVVDNNLNPVWDEKFDLIAEDLETQSIIFEVFDEDIGQDKRLGVAKFPLSELEEETEKEQELRLLASLDTKVKDKKDRGTLTVKVFYHHFNKEEQLAALEEEKKAIEEMQKRRDEGVVGTTKQTLDRAASVAGTGVGMVGSGVATGVGVVGSGVSAGAGLVGIGGGSGSGQGSGASPGSSGSGIAGGFIGNVGSGLSKAGKFVGRTFAGPSGRKSGSTTPISNYEESGGGAKPRPV from the exons ATGGGTTTGATTTCTGGGATGTTTCTTGGGATGGTATTTGGCATAGCATTGATGGCAGGGTGGCATCGCATGATGAGATACCGAAGCGCCAAAAGGACTGCAAAG GCAGTTGATGTTAAACTCCTTGGATCCCTAAACAGAGATGATGTGAAGAGACTTTGTGGTGATAACTTTCCTGAATGGATATCTTTTCCTGTATATGAGCAG GTGAAATGGCTAAACAAGCAGTTGTCTAAACTTTGGCCATTTGTGGCAGAT GCAGCATCAATGGTCATAAGAGAATCTGTTGAACCAATATTGGAACAGTATAGACCGCCGGGTATTAGTTCATTGAAGTTCAGTAAATTGTCCCTTGGAAGTGTCGCTCCAAAGATTGAAG GTATTCGTGTTCAGCGTCTCAAGAAAGGCCAAATAACAATGGACATTGATTTCCGTTGGGGTGGTGATCCCAATATTGTTTTGGCTGTTGATGCAACAATTGCATCCATCCCAATTCAG TTGAAGGATCTCCAAGTTTTCACCGTTATCCGTGTCATATTCCAACTTTGTGAAGACATGCCATGCATttctgctgttgttgttgctctaCTTGCTGAG CCGAAGCCTAGAATTGATTACATTCTGAAGGCTGTTGGTGGAAGTTTGACAGCACTGCCTGGAGTTTCAGATATGATTGAT GATACTGTGAACTCAATTGTTACTGATATGCTACAATGGCCTCATAGGATTGTTGTTCCACTTGGCGGTGTACCTGTTGATACAAG TGAACTGGAGCTTAAACCCTGTGGAAGGGTTACAGTAACGGTGGTTCAAGCAAATGATTTAAAGAACATGGAAATGATTGGGAAATCTGATCCTTATGTAGCTCTGCATATTCGACCAATATTTAAGGTTAAAACCAAGGTTGTTGATAACAACCTGAATCCTGTTTGGGATGAGAAATTTGACCTGATTGCAGAAGACCTGGAGACTCAGTCCATTATTTTTGAG GTTTTCGATGAAGACATTGGGCAAGATAAGCGATTAGGAGTAGCCAAATTTCCACTTAGTGAATTGGAGGAAGAAACTGAAAAGGAGCAGGAGTTGAGGTTGCTAGCGTCACTTGATACAAAGGTTAAAGACAAGAAGGATCGAGGAACCTTGACAGTAAAG GTCTTTTATCATCATTTTAACAAGGAAGAGCAATTGGCTGCattagaagaagagaaaaaggcaATAGAAGAAATGCAGAAACGTAGAGATGAGGGAGTTGTAGGGACTACAAAGCAGACACTAGATAGAGCAGCATCAGTAGCTGGAACCGGTGTTGGAATGGTTGGTAGTGGTGTCGCCACTGGCGTTGGAGTTGTCGGCAGTGGCGTCAGTGCTGGAGCAGGGCTTGTCGGCATTGGAGGTGGCAGTGGATCCGGACAAGGCAGCGGTGCTAGTCCCGGCAGCAGCGGCTCTGGCATTGCTGGTGGTTTCATTGGCAATGTTGGTAGTGGACTAAGCAAGGCAGGAAAGTTTGTAGGCAGAACATTTGCAGGGCCAAGTGGAAGAAAAAGTGGTTCAACTACGCCTATCAGCAATTATGAGGAGAGTGGGGGTGGTGCAAAGCCTAGGCCTGTGTGA